The following proteins are encoded in a genomic region of Variovorax paradoxus:
- a CDS encoding cupin domain-containing protein produces the protein MGTFIHDPGDRQPPLASLDGKSKTSRVQQLVSILGLQPHPEGGWYREVFRSPATVSPRDGRTSRSALTSIYFLLDAGSRSRWHKVSSDEVWVHLEGAPLLLWTSSMTLREAPACTRLGPVDSEETRPQHTVPGGTWQAAQPMVVHAGPEHVLTACMVGPGFDFSDFCLMTEDGNEAGLVRQHWPDLSRFI, from the coding sequence ATGGGAACTTTCATACACGACCCTGGCGATAGACAGCCCCCTCTTGCTTCCCTCGATGGCAAGTCGAAGACTTCGCGTGTACAGCAACTTGTTTCAATCCTTGGTTTACAACCCCATCCGGAAGGTGGCTGGTACCGTGAAGTCTTTCGCTCTCCCGCGACCGTGTCACCTCGCGACGGCCGAACCTCTAGGTCCGCACTGACGAGCATCTATTTCTTGCTTGACGCCGGTTCTAGGTCGCGGTGGCATAAGGTGAGCTCCGACGAGGTATGGGTACACCTGGAGGGAGCGCCGCTTCTGCTCTGGACGTCATCCATGACGCTGCGCGAAGCCCCCGCGTGCACGCGACTTGGACCGGTCGATTCTGAAGAGACGCGGCCGCAGCACACCGTACCTGGCGGGACGTGGCAGGCTGCACAGCCAATGGTTGTGCATGCCGGTCCCGAGCACGTGCTGACGGCATGCATGGTTGGGCCGGGATTTGATTTCTCAGACTTTTGTCTCATGACGGAGGATGGCAACGAAGCAGGCCTAGTGCGGCAACACTGGCCCGACCTCAGCCGCTTTATCTGA
- a CDS encoding SDR family oxidoreductase, which translates to MKTIMITGCSSGFGLETARYFLERDWRVLATMRMPREDLFPRSERLRVLQLDVTDAQSIRNAIEAAGPIDVLVNNAGFGAPAPFELMDMETVRALFDTNTFGTMALTQAVLPQMRARRSGVVVNITSSVTYKPLPLVGVYRAAKAAVNAFSESLASEVQQFGVRIHVVLPGSSGETRFRDTARAHLRGMEDEVYADFMRKTIARMSESTGAGTRMQDVAEAVWRVAADASSPLHIPAGADAVQWAAQAG; encoded by the coding sequence TTGAAAACCATCATGATCACCGGTTGCTCCTCCGGCTTCGGCCTGGAAACCGCACGCTACTTTCTCGAACGCGACTGGCGGGTGCTTGCCACGATGCGCATGCCGCGCGAGGACTTGTTCCCGCGTTCCGAGCGTCTGCGCGTGCTGCAGCTGGACGTCACGGACGCGCAGAGCATCCGTAACGCCATCGAAGCGGCAGGCCCGATCGATGTCCTCGTCAACAACGCCGGCTTCGGGGCGCCGGCGCCATTCGAGCTGATGGACATGGAGACCGTGCGCGCGCTGTTCGACACGAATACCTTCGGGACGATGGCGCTCACACAGGCGGTCTTGCCGCAGATGCGTGCACGCCGGTCCGGCGTCGTGGTGAACATCACGTCCAGCGTCACGTACAAGCCACTGCCACTGGTTGGCGTCTACCGTGCGGCCAAGGCCGCCGTCAACGCCTTCAGCGAGTCACTCGCAAGCGAGGTCCAGCAGTTCGGCGTTCGTATTCATGTCGTGCTGCCCGGATCATCTGGTGAAACACGCTTTCGGGACACTGCTCGTGCCCACCTTCGCGGGATGGAAGACGAGGTGTACGCAGACTTCATGCGGAAGACCATTGCTCGCATGAGCGAGTCCACCGGTGCGGGGACTCGAATGCAGGATGTGGCCGAAGCGGTGTGGCGAGTTGCTGCGGACGCGTCATCGCCGCTGCACATCCCTGCCGGCGCGGATGCTGTGCAATGGGCGGCGCAAGCGGGTTGA
- a CDS encoding AraC family transcriptional regulator encodes MVDPLAEVVMLLQPAARFSKQVVGAGRWRIRRSDAGQPFYCAVLEGSCRLALDGCEPIVLQAGDFILVPAAFGVAMSSLEPLNEAADTVPASLGPGLFRIGTAEGPIDLRIQAGHCSFGSPDKTLLVSLLPQYVHVRGEQRLATLVALVSEESREKRPAREVVLARLLEVLLIEALRATASTTASPGLARGLADARISAAIRAMHEYPARPWTVLALAKQAALSRSAFFERFGRTVGVPPMEYLLAWRMALAKDLLRSGDMGIAHVAERVGYSSASTFSVAFARHVGRTPTQYAREQAIEKDALTADHLSS; translated from the coding sequence ATGGTGGATCCCTTGGCGGAGGTGGTCATGCTGCTGCAGCCGGCCGCGCGGTTCTCCAAGCAGGTCGTCGGTGCAGGTCGGTGGCGCATCCGGCGCTCGGACGCCGGGCAACCCTTCTATTGCGCTGTTCTTGAGGGCAGCTGCCGTCTGGCGCTCGACGGGTGCGAGCCGATCGTGCTGCAGGCGGGCGATTTCATCCTTGTGCCTGCGGCCTTCGGCGTCGCCATGTCCAGCCTCGAGCCGCTGAACGAGGCGGCCGACACCGTGCCGGCCTCGCTGGGCCCGGGGCTGTTCAGGATCGGCACCGCAGAGGGCCCGATTGACCTGCGTATTCAGGCCGGGCATTGCAGTTTCGGCTCACCGGACAAGACGCTGCTGGTCTCGCTGCTGCCGCAGTACGTTCACGTGCGCGGCGAGCAACGGCTCGCGACGCTCGTGGCGCTGGTGAGCGAAGAGTCGCGCGAAAAACGGCCGGCGCGTGAGGTCGTGCTCGCGCGACTGTTGGAGGTGCTGCTGATCGAAGCGCTGCGGGCCACAGCCAGCACGACAGCGTCGCCGGGCCTTGCGCGCGGGTTGGCCGACGCGCGCATCTCAGCCGCCATCCGTGCCATGCACGAGTACCCCGCGCGCCCGTGGACGGTCCTGGCATTGGCGAAGCAGGCCGCGCTGTCGCGCTCGGCGTTCTTCGAGCGTTTTGGCCGTACTGTGGGCGTACCGCCGATGGAATACCTGCTCGCCTGGCGCATGGCATTGGCCAAAGACCTGCTGCGTAGCGGCGACATGGGCATCGCCCACGTCGCCGAGCGTGTTGGCTACAGCTCAGCGAGCACGTTCAGCGTGGCGTTCGCGCGGCATGTTGGCCGCACGCCGACGCAATATGCACGTGAGCAGGCTATCGAGAAAGACGCTCTAACCGCCGATCACCTGTCGAGCTGA
- a CDS encoding helix-turn-helix transcriptional regulator encodes MQFEPHFNHRHVDLLTATGPAFFRMADVIRITALSRATLYRRIAGGKFPPPVHLGGRACGWPRGALQRWIDDPEGYSDDSRIS; translated from the coding sequence ATGCAATTCGAACCCCATTTCAATCACCGCCATGTTGATCTGTTGACCGCGACAGGCCCCGCGTTTTTTCGCATGGCCGACGTGATACGCATCACCGCACTGAGCCGCGCCACCTTGTATCGCAGGATTGCTGGAGGCAAGTTTCCTCCTCCTGTGCATTTGGGCGGACGCGCCTGTGGATGGCCGCGTGGGGCTCTTCAGCGCTGGATCGATGATCCGGAGGGGTACTCGGACGATTCCCGAATCAGCTGA
- a CDS encoding relaxase/mobilization nuclease domain-containing protein, with protein MPEQTVRLGRSRRGFTDAPRDVTLDIVSYGRRGPGGTLRFGADQIAQIQRTVGRTPEVMVKVSGGGRDIGGVEAHLRYIGRHGKLELETDEGLAQQGRGAAKEITADWQLELCRSQYKPRPAQGQKDMRAKLVHNIVLSMPAGTPPEKVLAAARVFARENFALQYRYAMVLHTDQPHPHVHLVVKCEHEFEPGKRLYIRKETLRQWREQFAALMREQGVAANATPRQVRGQMRKPYRDAIHHRLRALRAFDQLPLSDRTGHRPPKTSTFMRAKLESVLQALQTKRGTLDAGKETMQRTRQEVVAGWHAIADALRSQGQAELADRVERFVARMPAVQTDAQRMADRWKDTERSRAPERAHANSSGPRVR; from the coding sequence ATGCCTGAACAGACGGTGCGCTTGGGCCGAAGCCGCCGCGGCTTTACCGATGCGCCGCGCGACGTCACGCTGGACATCGTGAGCTACGGTCGGCGAGGGCCAGGTGGCACGCTGCGCTTCGGCGCCGACCAGATCGCGCAAATCCAGCGCACGGTGGGCCGCACGCCCGAGGTGATGGTGAAGGTCTCCGGCGGCGGACGGGACATCGGTGGCGTCGAAGCCCATCTGCGCTACATCGGCCGGCATGGCAAGCTGGAGTTGGAAACCGACGAGGGGCTGGCGCAGCAGGGCCGGGGTGCAGCCAAGGAGATCACGGCCGACTGGCAGCTTGAGCTTTGTAGAAGCCAGTACAAGCCGAGACCCGCTCAGGGGCAGAAAGACATGCGTGCGAAGTTGGTCCACAACATCGTCTTGTCCATGCCCGCAGGCACGCCGCCGGAAAAGGTACTGGCGGCCGCCCGCGTCTTCGCACGCGAGAACTTCGCGCTGCAATATCGCTACGCCATGGTGCTGCACACAGACCAGCCGCACCCGCATGTGCACCTGGTGGTCAAGTGCGAACACGAGTTCGAACCGGGCAAGCGCCTCTACATCCGCAAGGAAACACTGCGCCAATGGCGCGAGCAGTTTGCCGCGCTGATGCGTGAGCAGGGCGTGGCGGCCAATGCCACACCGCGCCAAGTGCGAGGGCAGATGCGCAAGCCCTACAGGGATGCGATCCATCATCGGCTGCGCGCGCTTCGGGCATTCGACCAGCTGCCCCTGAGCGACCGGACCGGGCATCGGCCGCCGAAGACCTCGACCTTCATGCGCGCCAAGCTGGAGAGCGTGCTCCAGGCCTTACAGACAAAGCGAGGCACCCTGGATGCCGGCAAAGAGACCATGCAGCGCACGCGGCAGGAGGTGGTAGCGGGCTGGCACGCAATTGCGGATGCGCTTCGAAGTCAGGGCCAGGCCGAGTTGGCCGACCGGGTGGAGCGCTTCGTCGCGCGCATGCCGGCTGTGCAGACAGATGCGCAGCGAATGGCGGATCGGTGGAAGGACACAGAGAGAAGTCGGGCGCCGGAGCGCGCCCATGCCAACTCGTCTGGGCCACGTGTCCGATGA
- a CDS encoding nucleotide-binding domain-containing protein, translating into MFDASKELNAFYEGHVRLGTTLRNDLAGYRDLNLGRITDGLKLLGEKHNTTYRTWVDYKNQGSYAMHTLNQCEHIDYDIDVAVIFEKDDLPANAASARMHIRDALQEKMNGTNFSKDPDARKNAVTVWYSDGYHIDFAVYRRRTNFSGNTVIEHAGGDEWTERDPMAYTNWFTGQVDSKSPPTALQSALGLKVSVPKGQLRRVVRFVKAFARSRSAWALPGGIIITSLICEVYKPNTDRDDIALADTLKALLVRLKGSVHVENPVQPGLYFTSSDRRRREVERLRDELDAKLPSLDVLYRADCTFKQAMGAWDAIFWHNFWSDAKKDTTRSAVVTSGLAIECWLAKKKEGPVYKQHKSDSAALPKGVHLRFKAVPQNVMPPYSVRWAVRNEGHEAKEDGSLEHDTIKDADQPYWTSTAYKGRHTMICEIIKNGTTVQRGEHLVRIGPGRRLF; encoded by the coding sequence GTGTTTGACGCATCGAAAGAATTGAACGCCTTCTACGAGGGCCATGTCCGCCTCGGTACGACGTTGCGAAACGACCTCGCTGGCTACCGTGACCTGAATCTGGGACGCATCACCGACGGGCTGAAGCTTCTCGGGGAAAAGCACAACACGACCTACCGGACATGGGTCGATTACAAGAACCAAGGCAGCTATGCGATGCACACACTGAATCAGTGTGAGCATATCGACTACGACATCGACGTAGCGGTCATCTTCGAGAAGGACGACTTGCCGGCAAATGCGGCTAGCGCTCGCATGCATATCCGCGATGCCCTTCAGGAGAAGATGAACGGCACGAACTTCAGCAAGGACCCCGACGCTCGAAAGAACGCTGTCACCGTCTGGTACTCGGACGGATACCACATTGACTTCGCGGTCTACCGGCGTCGCACAAATTTTTCGGGCAATACGGTCATCGAACACGCTGGCGGAGATGAATGGACGGAGCGTGACCCGATGGCTTACACCAACTGGTTCACGGGCCAGGTCGACTCAAAGAGCCCGCCCACCGCACTGCAGTCAGCGCTCGGATTGAAGGTCTCGGTACCGAAGGGGCAGTTGCGACGCGTCGTGCGCTTCGTGAAAGCCTTCGCCCGTTCTCGTTCTGCTTGGGCGCTTCCGGGCGGCATCATCATCACCAGCCTGATTTGCGAGGTGTACAAGCCGAACACGGACAGAGATGACATTGCTCTGGCAGACACCCTCAAGGCCCTACTGGTTCGATTGAAAGGGTCGGTGCACGTCGAGAACCCTGTACAGCCCGGCCTCTACTTCACTTCTTCGGACCGTCGGCGCCGCGAGGTAGAGCGCCTTCGTGACGAACTGGATGCGAAGCTGCCGAGCTTGGACGTTCTGTATCGAGCGGATTGCACCTTCAAGCAGGCCATGGGAGCCTGGGACGCAATCTTCTGGCATAACTTCTGGTCTGATGCAAAGAAGGATACGACCCGGTCCGCAGTGGTCACGTCTGGGCTCGCCATTGAATGCTGGCTTGCGAAGAAGAAAGAGGGCCCTGTGTACAAGCAGCACAAGAGCGACTCGGCCGCGCTTCCAAAAGGAGTCCACCTGCGCTTCAAGGCGGTGCCTCAGAACGTCATGCCGCCCTATAGCGTACGTTGGGCGGTCCGCAATGAAGGGCACGAAGCAAAAGAAGATGGGTCGCTCGAACATGACACCATCAAGGATGCCGACCAGCCCTACTGGACATCTACCGCCTACAAAGGTCGGCACACGATGATTTGCGAAATCATCAAGAACGGCACGACCGTCCAGCGTGGTGAGCACTTGGTGCGAATCGGCCCAGGTCGCCGACTTTTTTGA
- a CDS encoding SAVED domain-containing protein produces MSLSAYHLPAPADWQAFERFTRDLFSAVWDDSRAQMNGRTGQAQAGVDVFGTNARTGLLEGVQCKGKDARYGHSVTVDELQDEVKKALTFTPSLSHYYLVTSGVADVKVQEEARRISESNKNSGLFGVDVYSWDQLLALLQEHRKVARKHFRALQVALTEIDAPAELIAICHQSFQNANAQFHTVDAVAAAEGFYPVQMDASMHYDAGVLDARAALAGQRNLFRDISGQLRAHQNAIVAYFGIAHIPLVMHAGTAASTKQAIQLYELDAASGEWEPLQDGLGPDLGVELVDMGGPVGGGDAVIQVEVSARVAKADIDQTITQPYRHFVVRVAEPKRGVITHHEQARAIANAFREALDRVHNENPATTQHVFAASPVSVSFRLGQMVSQTIHRSVLAYNYSQRSNPPYHWAVDLLAADGAPSQLWISEGKPRV; encoded by the coding sequence GTGTCCCTCTCTGCGTACCATCTCCCTGCGCCGGCCGATTGGCAGGCTTTTGAGCGGTTTACTCGAGACCTGTTCAGCGCGGTCTGGGACGACTCCCGTGCGCAGATGAATGGGCGCACAGGCCAGGCCCAAGCCGGGGTAGATGTATTCGGCACGAATGCACGTACAGGGTTGCTGGAGGGCGTGCAATGCAAAGGGAAAGACGCCCGCTACGGCCACAGCGTGACAGTAGATGAACTGCAAGACGAGGTGAAGAAGGCCCTCACGTTCACCCCCTCGCTGTCACACTACTACCTGGTCACGAGCGGCGTCGCCGACGTGAAGGTCCAGGAAGAGGCACGACGCATAAGCGAGTCGAACAAGAATTCTGGGCTTTTCGGCGTCGACGTCTACAGCTGGGACCAGCTGTTAGCGCTTCTGCAGGAGCACCGGAAGGTGGCGCGCAAGCACTTCAGGGCGCTGCAAGTCGCATTGACCGAGATTGACGCGCCAGCGGAGCTGATTGCCATCTGCCATCAGTCCTTTCAGAACGCAAACGCACAATTTCATACGGTGGACGCGGTAGCCGCGGCCGAAGGCTTCTATCCGGTGCAGATGGACGCTTCGATGCACTACGACGCGGGCGTGCTGGACGCCCGGGCGGCCCTTGCTGGCCAGCGCAACCTGTTTCGCGACATCTCCGGTCAGCTGAGGGCGCACCAGAATGCAATCGTCGCTTACTTTGGCATTGCGCACATCCCTCTGGTCATGCACGCAGGCACTGCGGCTTCGACCAAGCAAGCTATTCAGCTCTACGAGCTCGACGCCGCTTCGGGGGAGTGGGAGCCGCTCCAAGACGGCCTCGGGCCGGACTTGGGGGTCGAACTCGTGGACATGGGTGGCCCCGTCGGTGGCGGCGATGCGGTCATCCAGGTAGAAGTCAGCGCACGGGTCGCAAAGGCCGACATTGACCAAACCATCACGCAGCCTTATCGGCACTTCGTCGTGCGAGTTGCGGAGCCCAAGCGCGGCGTCATAACCCATCATGAGCAGGCACGAGCTATAGCCAACGCGTTCCGCGAGGCGCTTGACCGCGTCCACAACGAGAACCCGGCGACTACGCAGCACGTATTCGCAGCGTCGCCGGTCTCGGTCTCGTTCCGCCTGGGACAAATGGTCAGCCAAACCATACACCGCTCGGTGCTGGCCTATAACTATTCACAACGGAGCAATCCACCCTACCACTGGGCGGTAGATTTGCTTGCTGCTGACGGTGCTCCCAGTCAGCTTTGGATTTCGGAGGGAAAGCCTCGTGTTTGA
- a CDS encoding helix-turn-helix domain-containing protein, with product MRSLSAARIGAQVRALRMAAEVSGGELAKTSGISASMLSRIEHGLVSPSVETLERLAQGLHVPTSRFFSDQARRTDFCHVRAGHGVLVDRIGAVADYRYELLGHLLSGNLFVEPYLVTLLPGADPYVTFQHPGLKFLYFLSGAVSYRYGGRTAEVRAGDSLLFDATALHGIEAIQTQPVSYLSVVFTLRE from the coding sequence GTGCGCAGTTTGTCCGCGGCTCGCATTGGTGCGCAGGTGAGGGCGCTGCGCATGGCGGCCGAGGTGTCTGGCGGCGAACTGGCCAAGACCTCGGGGATTTCTGCCTCGATGCTTTCTCGCATCGAGCACGGTCTGGTGTCGCCATCGGTCGAGACCTTGGAGCGCCTCGCGCAGGGCCTGCATGTGCCGACCTCGCGCTTCTTCAGTGATCAGGCGCGGCGCACTGACTTTTGCCATGTGCGTGCAGGACATGGTGTCTTGGTCGATCGGATCGGCGCGGTGGCGGACTACCGCTACGAGCTGCTGGGCCACCTGCTGTCGGGCAACCTGTTCGTCGAGCCCTATCTGGTCACGCTGCTGCCCGGTGCAGATCCCTACGTGACCTTCCAGCACCCGGGCCTCAAGTTCCTGTACTTCCTGTCCGGGGCGGTCAGCTACCGTTATGGCGGCAGGACTGCGGAGGTGAGGGCAGGGGACTCGCTGCTGTTCGATGCGACCGCACTCCATGGGATCGAGGCCATTCAGACCCAGCCGGTCTCTTACCTGTCAGTGGTGTTCACGCTGCGAGAGTAG
- a CDS encoding HsdM family class I SAM-dependent methyltransferase: MQVVLQDTALLRKARGAFFTPSEITEFIAEWGIRGVGDRVLEPSCGEAAFLSAAGSTLLRAGQTDDLARQLHGYEIHAASATTAKAILAENGIGATIGVGDFFETLPKQDSLFDVVIGNPPYVRYQNFAGASRTAALEAALRQGVRLTQLASSWAAFTVHATAFLKPGGRLGLVLPAELLSVKYAAQIREFLLRRFAKVRLVLFDHLVFPGVQEDVILLLAEGQGSASHFEVYQAKDAKDLKSLAPANWVGFTPKGSEKWTNALLPAEAVSLYDEVFESHGYEVMADWGETYLGAVTGNNEFFTLTKADVAERKLRAPELMRISPPGSRHLRGLTFSEHAWTKLADEGGRCYLFAPEAEPSEEARKYIAHGQRLGVQDAYKCKVREPWWRVPVTPRPDFLFAYMSHDRPRLVRNGAGVQLLNSLYGIRLHAKRRDVGNETLAVASLNSMTLLGAEVVGRAYGGGMLKHEPTEVGALPIPSFEVLSSVSARLKLLSPQISALLRSNDITPAVEIVDRVILKDHLKFSDQKIKSLRKARQVLLDRRMTRRKA, translated from the coding sequence GTGCAAGTAGTTCTTCAAGACACCGCATTACTCCGAAAGGCTCGCGGCGCCTTCTTCACTCCCTCCGAGATAACCGAGTTCATCGCCGAATGGGGTATCCGAGGGGTTGGCGACCGCGTGCTGGAGCCTTCGTGTGGAGAAGCGGCGTTTCTCAGCGCGGCGGGGTCCACCCTACTCCGCGCAGGACAAACCGACGATTTGGCGAGACAGCTACATGGATACGAAATTCATGCTGCATCGGCGACCACGGCAAAAGCGATTCTGGCCGAAAACGGCATAGGCGCAACGATTGGCGTGGGTGACTTTTTCGAAACACTACCCAAGCAAGATTCATTGTTTGATGTGGTGATTGGCAACCCTCCGTACGTGCGATACCAAAACTTCGCAGGTGCATCCAGGACAGCAGCTCTCGAGGCGGCTCTGCGACAGGGCGTTCGCTTAACCCAACTCGCAAGCTCTTGGGCTGCTTTCACGGTGCACGCAACTGCCTTCTTGAAGCCAGGAGGCCGGCTGGGACTTGTGCTTCCTGCGGAGTTGCTATCAGTAAAGTACGCGGCTCAGATCAGAGAGTTTCTGCTGCGCAGGTTTGCCAAGGTCCGTTTGGTGCTCTTCGATCATCTTGTTTTTCCTGGCGTGCAAGAAGACGTGATCCTCTTGCTTGCGGAGGGACAAGGCTCAGCTTCACATTTTGAGGTCTACCAAGCGAAAGACGCAAAGGACCTAAAGTCACTTGCTCCGGCAAATTGGGTGGGGTTCACCCCTAAGGGCTCGGAGAAGTGGACCAACGCACTACTCCCTGCTGAGGCTGTTTCGCTCTACGATGAGGTGTTTGAGAGCCACGGCTACGAAGTGATGGCAGACTGGGGCGAGACTTACCTTGGCGCCGTGACGGGGAATAATGAGTTCTTCACGCTGACGAAGGCTGATGTGGCCGAGCGAAAGCTTCGCGCGCCAGAACTCATGCGCATATCGCCTCCCGGATCTAGACATCTTCGAGGACTCACCTTCTCCGAACACGCTTGGACAAAATTGGCAGACGAAGGTGGACGTTGCTATCTATTTGCACCGGAAGCCGAGCCTTCGGAGGAAGCTCGAAAATACATAGCGCATGGACAGCGCCTAGGAGTGCAGGATGCGTACAAGTGCAAAGTCCGAGAGCCATGGTGGCGGGTTCCTGTGACGCCGCGTCCGGACTTCCTGTTTGCTTATATGAGCCACGACCGGCCCCGGCTGGTTCGCAACGGCGCAGGAGTTCAGCTGCTCAATAGTCTATATGGCATTAGATTGCATGCTAAACGACGAGACGTCGGAAATGAAACACTCGCTGTCGCCTCGCTCAATAGCATGACGCTCCTTGGCGCAGAAGTTGTTGGACGTGCCTACGGTGGCGGCATGCTAAAGCACGAGCCCACGGAGGTAGGTGCCTTGCCAATTCCATCGTTCGAAGTGCTCAGCAGCGTCTCCGCTCGGCTCAAGTTGCTTTCGCCGCAAATTTCTGCCCTTCTTAGATCCAATGACATCACACCAGCAGTAGAGATCGTGGACCGTGTGATCTTGAAA